Proteins found in one Panthera tigris isolate Pti1 chromosome B3, P.tigris_Pti1_mat1.1, whole genome shotgun sequence genomic segment:
- the VPS33B gene encoding vacuolar protein sorting-associated protein 33B isoform X2, translating into MAFPHRLDAPELPDFSMLKRLARDQLIYLLEQQHEVDKLYKVENKPAVSSSEQLCFLVRPRIKNMRYVASLVNADKLAGRTRKYKVIFSPQKFHACEMVLEEEGVYGDVSCDEWAFSLLPLDVDLLSMELPEFFRDYFLEGDQRWINTVAQALHLLSTLYGPFPNCYGIGRCAKMSYELWRTLEEEEDGETKGRRPEIGHIFLLDRDVDFVTALCSQVVYEGLVDDTFRIKCGSVDFGPEVTSSDRSLKVLLNAEDKVFNEIRNEHFSNVFGFLSQKARNLQAQYDRRRGMDIKQMKNFVSQELKGLKQEHRLLSVHIGACESIMKKKTKQDFQELIKTEHALLEGFNIRESTSYIEEHIDRQVSPIESLRLMCLLSITENGLIPKDYRSLKTQYLQSYGPEHLLTFSNLRRAGLLTEQAPGDTLTAVESKVSKLVTDKAAGKITDAFSSLAKRSNFRAISKKLNLIPRVDGEYDLKVPRDMAYVFSGAYVPLSCRVIEQVLERRSWQGLDEVLRLLNCSELAFTDVTKEDKASSESLRLILVVFLGGCTFSEISALRFLGREKGYRFIFLTTAVTNSARLMEAMSEVKA; encoded by the exons ATGGCTTTTCCCCATCGGCTGGACGCCCCAGAGCTACCTGACTTCTCCATGCTCAAGAGACTGGCCCGAGACCAGCTCATCTATCTGCTCGAGCAG CAACATGAAGTAGACAAGCTGTACAAGGTGGAGAACAAGCCAGCCGTCAGCTCCAGTGAACA GTTGTGCTTCTTGGTCAGACCGCGCATCAAGAACATGCGATACGTTGCCA GTCTCGTCAATGCTGACAAGTTGGCTGGGCGAACTCGGAAATACAAAGTGATCTTCAGCCCTCAGAAG TTTCACGCGTGTGAGATGGTGCTGGAGGAAGAGGGAGTCTATGGAG ATGTGAGCTGTGATGAATGGGCCTTTTCTCTGCTACCTCTTGATGTGGATCTGTTGAGCATGGAGCTCCCAGAATTTTTCAGGGACTACTTCCTG GAGGGAGATCAGCGTTGGATCAACACCGTGGCGCAGGCCTTACACCTCCTCAGCACTCTGTACGGACCCTTCCCTAACTGCTACGGAATTGGCAGATGTGCCAAG ATGTCGTATGAATTGTGGAGGAcactggaagaggaggaggatggcGAAACCAAGGGCCGAAGGCCAGAAATTGGACACATCTTCCTACTGGACAGAG ACGTGGACTTTGTGACGGCACTTTGCTCCCAGGTGGTCTACGAGGGCCTGGTGGATGACACGTTCCGCATCAAGTGTG GGAGTGTCGATTTTGGCCCAGAAGTCACATCCTCTGACAGGAGCTTAAAGGTGCTACTCAATGCCGAGGACAAG GTGTTTAATGAGATTCGTAATGAACACTTCTCCAACGTCTTTGGCTTTTTGAGCCAGAAGGCCCGGAACTTACAGGCTCAGTATGAC CGCCGGAGAGGCATGGACATCAAGCAGATGAAGAACTTCGTGTCCCAGGAGCTCAAGGGACTGAAACAGGAGCACCGCCTGCTGAGCGTCC ATATCGGGGCCTGTGAATCCATcatgaagaagaagaccaaacaGGACTTCCAGGAGCTCATCAAGACCGAGCACG CGCTGCTGGAGGGCTTCAACATCCGGGAGAGCACCAGCTACATTGAAGAACACATAGACCGGCAG GTGTCGCCTATAGAGAGCCTTCGCCTCATGTGCCTTTTGTCCATCACTGAGAATG GGTTGATTCCCAAGGATTACCGATCTCTGAAAACACAGTATCTGCAG AGCTATGGCCCCGAGCACCTGCTAACCTTCTCCAATCTGCGGCGAGCGGGGCTCCTGACGGAGCAGGCCCCCGGGGACACCCTCACGGCCGTGGAGAGTAAAGTGAGCAAGCTGGTGACGGACAAGGCTGCAG GGAAGATTACTGATGCCTTCAGTTCTCTGGCCAAGAGGAGCAATTTTCGTGCCATCAGTAAGAAGCTGAATTTG ATCCCACGTGTGGATGGCGAGTATGACCTGAAAGTGCCGCGGGACATGGCGTATGTCTTCAGTGGCGCTTACGTGCCCCTCAGCTGCCGAGTCATTGAGCAG gtgcTGGAGCGGCGGAGCTGGCAGGGTCTGGACGAGGTGCTGAGGCTGCTCAACTGCAGCGAGCTGGCGTTCACAG ACGTGACCAAGGAAGACAAGGCTTCCAGCGAGTCCTTGCGCCTCATCTTGGTGGTGTTCCTGGGTGGCTGCACGTTCTCTGAGATCTCAGCCCTCCGCTtcctgggcagagagaaag GGtacaggttcatttttctgaCCACGGCAGTCACAAACAGTGCTCGCCTCATGGAAGCCATGAGTGAGGTGAAAGCCTGA
- the VPS33B gene encoding vacuolar protein sorting-associated protein 33B isoform X1, which yields MAFPHRLDAPELPDFSMLKRLARDQLIYLLEQLPGKKDLFIEADLMSPLDRIANVSILKQHEVDKLYKVENKPAVSSSEQLCFLVRPRIKNMRYVASLVNADKLAGRTRKYKVIFSPQKFHACEMVLEEEGVYGDVSCDEWAFSLLPLDVDLLSMELPEFFRDYFLEGDQRWINTVAQALHLLSTLYGPFPNCYGIGRCAKMSYELWRTLEEEEDGETKGRRPEIGHIFLLDRDVDFVTALCSQVVYEGLVDDTFRIKCGSVDFGPEVTSSDRSLKVLLNAEDKVFNEIRNEHFSNVFGFLSQKARNLQAQYDRRRGMDIKQMKNFVSQELKGLKQEHRLLSVHIGACESIMKKKTKQDFQELIKTEHALLEGFNIRESTSYIEEHIDRQVSPIESLRLMCLLSITENGLIPKDYRSLKTQYLQSYGPEHLLTFSNLRRAGLLTEQAPGDTLTAVESKVSKLVTDKAAGKITDAFSSLAKRSNFRAISKKLNLIPRVDGEYDLKVPRDMAYVFSGAYVPLSCRVIEQVLERRSWQGLDEVLRLLNCSELAFTDVTKEDKASSESLRLILVVFLGGCTFSEISALRFLGREKGYRFIFLTTAVTNSARLMEAMSEVKA from the exons ATGGCTTTTCCCCATCGGCTGGACGCCCCAGAGCTACCTGACTTCTCCATGCTCAAGAGACTGGCCCGAGACCAGCTCATCTATCTGCTCGAGCAG CTCCCGGGGAAAAAAGACTTGTTCATTGAGGCAGATCTCATGAGCCCTTTGGATCGTATCGCCAATGTCTCCATCTTGAAG CAACATGAAGTAGACAAGCTGTACAAGGTGGAGAACAAGCCAGCCGTCAGCTCCAGTGAACA GTTGTGCTTCTTGGTCAGACCGCGCATCAAGAACATGCGATACGTTGCCA GTCTCGTCAATGCTGACAAGTTGGCTGGGCGAACTCGGAAATACAAAGTGATCTTCAGCCCTCAGAAG TTTCACGCGTGTGAGATGGTGCTGGAGGAAGAGGGAGTCTATGGAG ATGTGAGCTGTGATGAATGGGCCTTTTCTCTGCTACCTCTTGATGTGGATCTGTTGAGCATGGAGCTCCCAGAATTTTTCAGGGACTACTTCCTG GAGGGAGATCAGCGTTGGATCAACACCGTGGCGCAGGCCTTACACCTCCTCAGCACTCTGTACGGACCCTTCCCTAACTGCTACGGAATTGGCAGATGTGCCAAG ATGTCGTATGAATTGTGGAGGAcactggaagaggaggaggatggcGAAACCAAGGGCCGAAGGCCAGAAATTGGACACATCTTCCTACTGGACAGAG ACGTGGACTTTGTGACGGCACTTTGCTCCCAGGTGGTCTACGAGGGCCTGGTGGATGACACGTTCCGCATCAAGTGTG GGAGTGTCGATTTTGGCCCAGAAGTCACATCCTCTGACAGGAGCTTAAAGGTGCTACTCAATGCCGAGGACAAG GTGTTTAATGAGATTCGTAATGAACACTTCTCCAACGTCTTTGGCTTTTTGAGCCAGAAGGCCCGGAACTTACAGGCTCAGTATGAC CGCCGGAGAGGCATGGACATCAAGCAGATGAAGAACTTCGTGTCCCAGGAGCTCAAGGGACTGAAACAGGAGCACCGCCTGCTGAGCGTCC ATATCGGGGCCTGTGAATCCATcatgaagaagaagaccaaacaGGACTTCCAGGAGCTCATCAAGACCGAGCACG CGCTGCTGGAGGGCTTCAACATCCGGGAGAGCACCAGCTACATTGAAGAACACATAGACCGGCAG GTGTCGCCTATAGAGAGCCTTCGCCTCATGTGCCTTTTGTCCATCACTGAGAATG GGTTGATTCCCAAGGATTACCGATCTCTGAAAACACAGTATCTGCAG AGCTATGGCCCCGAGCACCTGCTAACCTTCTCCAATCTGCGGCGAGCGGGGCTCCTGACGGAGCAGGCCCCCGGGGACACCCTCACGGCCGTGGAGAGTAAAGTGAGCAAGCTGGTGACGGACAAGGCTGCAG GGAAGATTACTGATGCCTTCAGTTCTCTGGCCAAGAGGAGCAATTTTCGTGCCATCAGTAAGAAGCTGAATTTG ATCCCACGTGTGGATGGCGAGTATGACCTGAAAGTGCCGCGGGACATGGCGTATGTCTTCAGTGGCGCTTACGTGCCCCTCAGCTGCCGAGTCATTGAGCAG gtgcTGGAGCGGCGGAGCTGGCAGGGTCTGGACGAGGTGCTGAGGCTGCTCAACTGCAGCGAGCTGGCGTTCACAG ACGTGACCAAGGAAGACAAGGCTTCCAGCGAGTCCTTGCGCCTCATCTTGGTGGTGTTCCTGGGTGGCTGCACGTTCTCTGAGATCTCAGCCCTCCGCTtcctgggcagagagaaag GGtacaggttcatttttctgaCCACGGCAGTCACAAACAGTGCTCGCCTCATGGAAGCCATGAGTGAGGTGAAAGCCTGA